A genomic stretch from Streptomyces sp. QL37 includes:
- a CDS encoding multidrug efflux SMR transporter: MAWVLLVVAGLLEVGWSIGMKYTEGFTRLWPSVFTGLGIVASMMLLSQAAKTLPIGTAYGVWVGIGAAGAAVLGMVVLHEPVTAARIFFVCLLLVAVVGLKATSGH; encoded by the coding sequence GTGGCGTGGGTTCTGCTGGTCGTTGCCGGTCTGCTGGAAGTGGGCTGGTCGATCGGGATGAAGTACACCGAGGGGTTCACCCGGCTGTGGCCGAGTGTGTTCACCGGCCTGGGGATCGTGGCCAGCATGATGCTGCTGTCGCAGGCGGCGAAGACGCTGCCGATCGGTACGGCGTACGGCGTGTGGGTGGGGATCGGCGCTGCCGGTGCGGCGGTGCTGGGCATGGTGGTGCTGCATGAGCCGGTCACGGCCGCCCGTATCTTCTTCGTCTGTCTGCTGCTGGTGGCAGTGGTGGGCCTGAAGGCGACGTCCGGGCACTGA